In Eschrichtius robustus isolate mEscRob2 chromosome 2, mEscRob2.pri, whole genome shotgun sequence, a single window of DNA contains:
- the TINCR gene encoding TINCR ubiquitin domain containing: MEGLRRGLSRWKRYHIQVHLADEALLLPLTVRPRDTLSDLRAQLVGQGVSSWKRTFYYNARRLDDHQTVRDVRLQDGSVLLLVSDPRWPGAGTGGRPGSGGLGLGG, encoded by the coding sequence ATGGAGGGGCTGCGGCGGGGCCTGTCGCGCTGGAAGCGCTACCACATCCAGGTGCACCTAGCGGACGAGGCGCTGCTGCTGCCGCTCACGGTGCGGCCGCGGGACACGCTCAGCGACCTGCGCGCCCAGCTCGTGGGCCAGGGCGTGAGCTCCTGGAAGCGCACCTTCTACTACAACGCGCGGCGGCTGGACGACCACCAGACGGTGCGCGACGTGCGCCTGCAGGACGGCTCGGTGCTGCTGCTCGTCAGCGACCCCAGGTGGCCGGGGGCGGGGACTGGGGGGCGACCTGGGAGCGGgggcctggggttggggggataG